In Cyanobium sp. Tous-M-B4, a single genomic region encodes these proteins:
- a CDS encoding ion transporter, which yields MTGSELRQRVWELLDVSEDPQSGVADWDWVDVFLLALILLNVLAVILETVNSLQLRFSTAFWAFEAFSVAVFSVEYAARIWSCTADPRYRQPLVGRLRYVSSFIGVVDFLAILPFYITLAVPASALDLRILRVLRLLRFSRVLKLGRYSDSIGRMKRVIGARRGDLGVALAAVVVILVLASSAIYYVESDSQPEVFTSIPAAMWWGISALTTVGYGDMAPVTPFGKFLGGIIQLLGIAIFALPAGIIAAGYEEETRRGRTEKGICSSCGRPFGLESEPDQCIDSE from the coding sequence ATGACTGGCTCAGAGCTCCGCCAGCGAGTTTGGGAGCTCCTGGATGTCAGCGAGGACCCGCAAAGCGGGGTGGCCGATTGGGATTGGGTCGACGTTTTCCTGCTCGCGCTGATCCTTCTAAATGTGCTTGCGGTGATACTGGAGACTGTCAACAGCCTGCAGCTGCGTTTCAGCACGGCTTTTTGGGCATTTGAGGCCTTTTCGGTAGCGGTATTTAGCGTCGAATACGCAGCGAGGATTTGGTCTTGTACGGCTGATCCACGTTACCGGCAGCCGCTTGTTGGCCGGCTGCGCTATGTGAGCAGCTTCATTGGCGTGGTCGATTTTTTAGCCATTTTGCCTTTCTACATCACGCTCGCCGTACCTGCCTCTGCTTTAGATCTGCGGATACTCCGAGTTCTCCGACTACTGAGATTCTCACGGGTGCTGAAGTTGGGCCGCTATTCGGATTCCATCGGTCGCATGAAGCGTGTGATCGGTGCACGGCGTGGTGATCTTGGCGTGGCACTCGCAGCTGTTGTGGTCATCCTCGTGCTTGCTTCGAGTGCTATTTACTACGTTGAGTCTGATAGCCAGCCAGAGGTATTTACAAGTATTCCTGCGGCGATGTGGTGGGGGATTTCAGCGCTTACAACTGTTGGCTACGGTGACATGGCTCCAGTTACACCGTTTGGCAAATTCCTGGGCGGTATAATTCAGCTACTAGGGATTGCTATCTTTGCGCTACCGGCTGGCATTATTGCAGCTGGCTATGAAGAAGAAACCCGGCGTGGCAGGACTGAAAAGGGGATTTGTAGCTCCTGCGGGCGCCCATTCGGCCTCGAGAGTGAGCCTGACCAATGCATAGATAGCGAGTGA
- a CDS encoding fatty acid desaturase, producing the protein MTPPVSLPSLATAQVATPAATYPSKAELLACLPSELTQINPVKAWGSLAMSLGLSVLAYGVGTLIPLQLSAAPLWLLYALVTGTVAGGCWVIAHECGHRAFHPNPRVEAVVGFVLHSLLLVPYFSWQRSHAVHHANCNHLEAGETHVPPRSDSSAGRFVAGAKRQLGQGFYGVASLFTHLVLGWPLYLMFGVAGGEEYGSPTSHFTTAAPFRNGGRQLFPDSCRRLMVISNLGLLAMVAALVWASIHFSLTRVLLVYGLPYLVINAWLVGYTWLQHTDTDIPHFSTSDWNWAKGALQTVDRPYGPLLNLLHHGIGSTHVCHHINPKIPHYNAWRASALLKQRFPELVRYDPTPIHRALWRVATRCTVVSQTGVNGGFYYHSMPAN; encoded by the coding sequence TTGACTCCACCTGTTTCCCTGCCGTCCCTCGCCACCGCGCAGGTCGCCACGCCAGCAGCCACCTATCCCAGCAAAGCTGAGCTGCTTGCCTGCCTGCCATCTGAGCTAACCCAGATCAACCCGGTTAAAGCCTGGGGAAGTCTGGCCATGTCCCTGGGCCTATCTGTTTTGGCCTATGGCGTGGGAACCCTGATCCCCTTGCAGCTCAGCGCTGCGCCCCTCTGGCTGCTGTACGCCCTGGTCACAGGAACAGTGGCGGGAGGTTGCTGGGTAATTGCCCATGAGTGCGGTCACCGTGCCTTCCATCCCAACCCACGCGTCGAAGCTGTGGTGGGATTTGTGCTGCACAGCTTGCTGCTTGTGCCCTACTTCAGCTGGCAGCGCAGCCATGCGGTGCACCACGCCAACTGCAACCACCTCGAGGCTGGTGAAACCCATGTGCCGCCCCGCTCCGATTCCAGCGCTGGACGCTTCGTGGCCGGAGCAAAACGCCAGCTTGGCCAGGGCTTCTACGGCGTGGCCTCCCTGTTTACCCACTTGGTGCTGGGCTGGCCCCTTTATCTGATGTTTGGTGTTGCCGGCGGCGAGGAGTACGGCAGCCCCACCTCCCATTTCACTACGGCTGCACCCTTCCGCAACGGTGGGCGCCAGCTATTTCCCGACTCCTGCCGTCGCCTGATGGTGATCTCCAACCTCGGCCTGCTGGCGATGGTGGCGGCCCTGGTATGGGCCTCTATCCACTTCTCTCTGACGAGAGTGCTGCTGGTGTACGGGCTGCCCTATCTGGTTATCAACGCTTGGTTGGTTGGGTACACCTGGCTGCAGCACACCGATACCGATATTCCCCACTTCTCAACAAGCGACTGGAATTGGGCAAAAGGTGCTCTACAGACGGTTGATCGACCCTATGGCCCCCTGCTGAACCTGCTGCATCACGGCATCGGCTCAACCCATGTGTGCCATCACATCAACCCGAAAATTCCTCACTACAACGCTTGGCGGGCCAGCGCCTTGCTCAAGCAGCGTTTTCCCGAGCTAGTTCGCTACGACCCGACTCCTATTCATCGCGCCTTGTGGCGGGTTGCAACTCGCTGCACCGTAGTCAGCCAAACCGGAGTCAATGGTGGTTTCTACTACCATTCCATGCCAGCTAACTAG
- a CDS encoding PAP/fibrillin family protein, with translation MLKAREELLALLRHGARGEAQRQGPRVRELILELERTSPVDLAAPGALELLEGVWELRWSSSSQPYLQAVPWLENLQILAPSRGRALNLLRPPGQLASLGGIAVEASIQLESSPGDNSPTPQQRVQVRFQRGGWRGPRLGNSRLQLQRAVQQSFSAWLDITVLSQELRLCRGNAGTIFALLRRPDLAVADFFDKQ, from the coding sequence ATGTTGAAAGCAAGAGAAGAGCTGCTGGCCCTGTTGCGTCATGGCGCCAGGGGAGAAGCCCAACGCCAGGGGCCGCGGGTACGGGAGCTGATCCTCGAGCTCGAGCGCACCTCACCGGTAGATCTCGCCGCCCCAGGTGCCCTCGAACTGCTGGAGGGGGTTTGGGAATTGCGCTGGAGCAGCAGCAGCCAGCCCTATCTCCAGGCTGTGCCATGGCTGGAAAACCTGCAAATACTGGCTCCATCGCGGGGGCGAGCCCTGAATCTGTTGAGGCCGCCAGGGCAGCTGGCCAGCCTGGGTGGCATTGCTGTAGAGGCCAGCATCCAGCTCGAATCAAGCCCGGGCGATAACAGCCCAACACCCCAGCAGCGCGTACAGGTGCGCTTCCAGCGGGGTGGCTGGCGCGGTCCCCGGCTTGGCAACTCACGCTTGCAGCTGCAACGTGCGGTGCAGCAAAGCTTTTCAGCCTGGCTCGACATCACCGTGCTCAGCCAAGAGCTGAGGCTGTGCCGTGGCAACGCAGGCACAATTTTTGCCCTGCTGCGCCGCCCCGATCTTGCCGTTGCAGACTTTTTTGACAAGCAATAA
- the recQ gene encoding DNA helicase RecQ codes for MPEPVAASPASPGQVLREVFGYGAFRGPQQEIVEHVVAGGSALVLMPTGGGKSLCYQIPALCRAGTAVVISPLIALMQDQVEGLRQAGVRAAALHSGCSAEETANTWRLLRAGQLDLVYLSPERLLAGDTLERLASLPLALFAVDEAHCVSQWGHDFRPEYLQLSVLAQRFPAVPRLALTATADPRTRDEIRARLQLEQGRVFLASFDRPNIRYLLRDKDDVRRQLLELLADHRGASGIVYARSRNRVDGFCRDLQAAGYDAVAYHAGLDGAVRSAALERFRRESGVVVVATIAFGMGIDKPDVRFVAHVDLPKSLEAYYQETGRAGRDGLPALAWMVHGGGDVPQLRRFIDDSDAEQQQKRVEHGKLDALIGFTEASGCRRQVLLSHFGEALPEPCGNCDLCLEPDTAVDATESVRKALSAVYRTGSRFGASHLVDVLLGADTARIRELGHQQLGVYGIGKELDRGQWRSLFRQLVAQGLLQSDSERFGALGFGEDGRLKPLLRGEAQLLLRLPPAKRERRSQPGVSPAPAAAELNPDEAPVLQALKDWRREQARQQGVPPYVVFHDRTLVEVVTRRPRSLEELAGIGGVGQAKLDRYGLALLASLDAALFPIGDTNASFMRRYSQFTFP; via the coding sequence ATGCCAGAGCCCGTTGCGGCGAGCCCTGCCTCTCCCGGGCAGGTGCTGCGCGAGGTTTTTGGCTACGGCGCATTTCGCGGGCCCCAGCAGGAGATTGTTGAGCATGTGGTGGCTGGTGGCTCGGCCCTGGTGCTGATGCCCACCGGTGGGGGCAAATCGCTTTGCTACCAGATCCCGGCCCTCTGCCGAGCGGGAACGGCGGTGGTGATTTCGCCCCTGATCGCCCTGATGCAAGACCAGGTTGAGGGGCTGCGTCAGGCGGGGGTGCGGGCTGCGGCGCTGCACTCGGGCTGTAGCGCTGAGGAAACCGCCAACACCTGGCGCCTGCTGCGGGCGGGCCAACTGGATTTGGTCTATTTGTCTCCCGAGCGCTTGCTAGCGGGGGACACCCTCGAGCGGCTTGCTTCCCTACCCCTGGCCCTGTTTGCCGTTGATGAGGCCCACTGCGTTTCCCAGTGGGGGCATGACTTCCGCCCGGAATACCTGCAGCTTTCGGTGCTGGCCCAGCGATTTCCCGCCGTGCCGCGGCTGGCACTCACCGCTACGGCCGATCCCCGCACCCGAGACGAGATCCGCGCCCGGTTGCAGTTGGAGCAGGGGCGAGTGTTTCTGGCCAGCTTTGATCGCCCCAACATCCGCTATTTGCTGCGCGACAAGGACGACGTCCGCCGCCAATTGCTTGAGCTGCTCGCCGATCACCGCGGCGCCTCAGGAATTGTGTATGCCCGCTCCCGCAACCGGGTGGATGGCTTCTGCCGCGACCTGCAGGCAGCGGGATATGACGCGGTTGCCTATCACGCCGGATTGGATGGGGCGGTGCGCAGCGCCGCTCTGGAGCGCTTCCGCCGCGAAAGCGGCGTGGTGGTGGTTGCCACGATCGCTTTTGGCATGGGCATCGACAAGCCGGATGTGCGCTTTGTGGCCCACGTGGACTTGCCCAAAAGCCTGGAGGCCTACTACCAGGAAACCGGCCGCGCCGGCCGGGATGGCCTGCCGGCCCTGGCCTGGATGGTGCATGGCGGCGGCGATGTGCCCCAGCTGCGCCGCTTCATCGACGACTCCGACGCGGAGCAGCAGCAAAAACGGGTTGAGCACGGCAAGCTCGATGCCCTGATTGGCTTCACCGAGGCGAGCGGCTGCCGCCGTCAGGTGTTGCTCAGCCACTTTGGCGAGGCCCTGCCCGAGCCCTGTGGCAATTGCGATCTCTGCCTTGAGCCAGATACGGCAGTCGATGCCACCGAGTCGGTGCGCAAGGCCCTATCGGCTGTATACCGCACCGGCAGCCGCTTTGGTGCCTCCCATTTGGTGGATGTGCTGCTGGGGGCAGATACGGCCCGAATTCGCGAGCTCGGCCACCAGCAGCTGGGTGTGTATGGCATTGGCAAGGAGCTTGATCGCGGCCAGTGGCGCAGCCTGTTTCGCCAGCTGGTGGCCCAGGGGTTGCTGCAGTCCGACTCCGAGCGCTTTGGGGCTCTGGGATTCGGCGAGGACGGGCGGCTCAAGCCGTTGCTGCGGGGTGAGGCTCAACTGCTGCTGCGGCTGCCGCCAGCGAAGCGAGAGCGCCGCAGCCAGCCTGGGGTGAGCCCGGCTCCTGCTGCGGCAGAGTTGAACCCTGATGAGGCGCCCGTGTTGCAGGCGCTGAAGGATTGGCGCCGCGAGCAAGCGCGGCAGCAGGGAGTGCCGCCCTACGTGGTGTTTCACGACCGCACCCTGGTGGAGGTGGTGACCCGCCGGCCCCGCTCCTTGGAGGAACTGGCCGGGATCGGCGGTGTGGGCCAAGCCAAGCTCGATCGCTATGGCTTGGCGCTGCTGGCGAGCTTGGATGCTGCGCTTTTTCCAATAGGGGATACAAACGCCAGCTTCATGAGGCGTTACAGTCAATTCACGTTTCCTTAA
- a CDS encoding PCC domain-containing protein has translation MHAVPLHLEAGSDVRRSLEQLALEHNAGGFVLSVVGNLSQAAFACPGKSAPTVLAGELEIITLQGTISPDGVHLHLSFSDASCQVWGGHLEHGTLVLRGADLLVGLLSSGTSAAQSAAPIASASSEPRVEIAGRPDCPFSRRALRMLRTLGIAFVEIEPDETGPVPQLYIDGVPIGGYNQLAELHSRGELDVLRSL, from the coding sequence ATGCATGCCGTGCCGCTGCACCTCGAAGCCGGCAGTGATGTGCGCCGCAGCCTGGAGCAGCTGGCCCTTGAGCACAACGCCGGCGGATTTGTGCTGAGTGTGGTGGGCAACCTCTCCCAAGCCGCCTTTGCCTGCCCCGGCAAAAGCGCACCCACAGTTTTGGCTGGTGAGCTCGAGATCATCACCCTGCAGGGCACGATCAGCCCGGATGGGGTGCACCTGCACTTGAGCTTCTCCGATGCCAGCTGCCAGGTGTGGGGCGGCCACCTCGAGCACGGCACCCTGGTGCTGCGCGGCGCCGACCTGCTGGTGGGCCTACTCAGCTCCGGCACGAGCGCAGCGCAGAGTGCAGCGCCTATTGCATCAGCCAGCAGCGAACCGCGAGTTGAAATCGCCGGCCGGCCGGATTGCCCCTTTTCGCGCCGGGCCCTGCGCATGCTGCGGACCCTGGGCATTGCCTTCGTGGAAATCGAACCCGACGAGACGGGACCGGTGCCCCAGCTCTACATCGATGGCGTTCCAATTGGTGGCTACAATCAACTGGCCGAACTGCACAGCCGCGGCGAATTAGACGTGCTGCGCAGCCTGTGA
- a CDS encoding TerB family tellurite resistance protein has product MTLETGPRSSQRDRQLDLLRVVCCVAWADGDVSADEKRLLEKLVAKYFACGDGSGANQEAARQLAAWTVDSSVLAEVVPRITSEEDRALALKLSYMMAKVGQRPQDSSPINPAEKALYRQLVEALGLSESEVTEAEWAAEQELSSGKGVWAALGAAFAGLGAWPSQEMLETPGMQWL; this is encoded by the coding sequence ATGACCCTTGAAACTGGGCCCCGTAGCTCGCAGCGAGACCGTCAGCTTGACCTACTCAGGGTGGTTTGCTGCGTGGCCTGGGCCGATGGCGATGTTTCCGCAGACGAAAAGCGGCTGCTCGAGAAACTCGTGGCCAAGTACTTCGCCTGTGGAGATGGCTCAGGGGCAAACCAGGAAGCTGCGCGTCAGCTAGCTGCCTGGACAGTCGACTCTTCCGTGCTCGCGGAAGTAGTTCCAAGGATTACTAGCGAGGAAGACCGGGCTCTAGCCCTGAAGCTCAGCTACATGATGGCCAAAGTGGGCCAACGTCCTCAGGACAGTTCGCCGATCAACCCGGCAGAAAAAGCCCTGTACCGGCAGCTGGTGGAAGCCCTTGGCCTGAGCGAATCTGAAGTGACTGAAGCCGAATGGGCCGCTGAACAGGAGCTGTCCAGCGGCAAAGGGGTATGGGCTGCCCTAGGGGCAGCCTTTGCCGGTCTCGGTGCCTGGCCCAGCCAAGAAATGCTGGAAACCCCGGGCATGCAGTGGCTATGA
- a CDS encoding SIMPL domain-containing protein, whose translation MAVLGLGLTSASGVLVRGIRTANDTITVTGASTERITSDYVDWSVEVSQSGASQQASYQGLQPAVEQTVAFLKAQGIEADEMELDSVKSQKEEVRDPRTGELRSTTWTTTQAVLIGSWNVAKIYKISGQIGQLIGKGVPLTINEPAYTYTKLAEKRVDMLAKATKDARARARAIAWQAGAGIGAITNADTGSFQITSPNSTETSDSGSYDTRTIEKDITAVMAVTFRVE comes from the coding sequence ATGGCAGTGCTTGGACTCGGGCTCACCAGCGCCAGTGGCGTATTGGTGAGGGGCATCCGCACTGCCAACGACACCATCACAGTTACTGGAGCAAGCACCGAGCGAATTACATCCGACTACGTCGACTGGTCGGTGGAGGTCTCCCAGAGCGGGGCCAGCCAGCAAGCTTCTTACCAAGGGCTCCAGCCTGCAGTGGAACAAACCGTGGCCTTCCTCAAGGCCCAGGGCATCGAGGCCGATGAGATGGAGCTCGACTCGGTCAAATCGCAAAAAGAGGAAGTGCGCGATCCCCGCACCGGGGAGCTGCGCTCCACCACCTGGACCACCACCCAAGCGGTGCTGATCGGCAGCTGGAACGTCGCCAAGATCTACAAGATCTCTGGTCAGATTGGGCAGTTGATCGGCAAGGGCGTGCCTCTGACGATCAACGAGCCGGCCTACACCTACACCAAGCTTGCGGAGAAGCGGGTCGACATGCTCGCCAAGGCCACTAAGGACGCCCGGGCACGGGCGCGGGCCATAGCCTGGCAGGCCGGTGCTGGCATCGGTGCGATCACCAACGCCGACACCGGCTCGTTCCAGATTACCTCCCCCAACTCAACGGAGACCAGTGACAGCGGCTCCTACGACACCCGCACAATTGAGAAGGACATCACTGCTGTGATGGCAGTGACCTTCAGGGTTGAATGA
- a CDS encoding rhomboid family intramembrane serine protease, with protein MSESLPQRLDRWIARAGFNLLIPPLILLIPWLQELVDQLVFGGNWNLPMTPGGSFLGVLTAPFSHSGFGHLLANSLTFLPLSWLVLLRGRRDYLAVWLGVYATAIPVWLLWPNGSHGLSGIVYGLLGYLLLIGWLEKRPLSLLLSVLALVTYAGVLPSLLPIFSPPGVSWIGHLSGFGGGLLAALAVARESP; from the coding sequence GTGAGCGAATCTCTACCCCAACGTCTGGATCGCTGGATCGCCCGAGCCGGTTTCAATCTGCTGATTCCGCCGCTGATCTTGCTGATCCCCTGGCTGCAGGAGCTGGTGGACCAGCTGGTTTTCGGTGGCAACTGGAACCTGCCGATGACGCCCGGAGGCTCCTTCCTCGGGGTACTGACAGCTCCCTTCAGCCATAGCGGTTTTGGCCATCTCCTGGCCAATTCGCTCACCTTTCTGCCCCTCTCCTGGCTGGTATTGCTGCGCGGCCGCCGCGACTATCTGGCCGTTTGGTTGGGGGTTTATGCCACAGCTATTCCCGTATGGCTGCTTTGGCCCAACGGCAGTCACGGACTCTCCGGGATCGTGTATGGGCTGCTGGGCTACCTGCTGCTGATCGGCTGGTTGGAGAAGCGGCCCCTCTCCTTGCTCCTGTCGGTGCTGGCCCTGGTCACCTATGCGGGGGTGCTGCCGAGCCTGCTGCCGATTTTTTCACCGCCAGGGGTGAGCTGGATCGGCCACCTCAGCGGTTTTGGCGGCGGCCTGCTGGCGGCCTTGGCCGTGGCTCGTGAGTCGCCATAG
- a CDS encoding GNAT family N-acetyltransferase translates to MAPSLLRIRALEKGDLADVIAWARAEHFAPGQGDVAIYRHTDRQGLWVGCLNGRPIGCIAGVRYNAEYGFIGMFLVQPEHRGQGFGRQLWQRALQHLEGLTCIGIEAAPDRIGDYASAGFAPASPTQRWQRISDGNIPPAATPEGLSLLEGSAIPDRAVQAYDAQRELSPRPHFLADWLHHPAGTVLALIGPDGSCHGFGRIRPCLLHRGEGWRIGPLLADTPALAAQLLNALMARHAGVVLIDAPAANPEAGTLLLQLGFAVVAETLRMYRGSLPAVPLGDVYGLACLELG, encoded by the coding sequence GTGGCCCCATCCCTTTTGCGGATTCGGGCCCTGGAGAAGGGCGATCTCGCCGACGTCATCGCCTGGGCCCGCGCTGAACACTTCGCGCCGGGCCAGGGAGACGTAGCCATCTACCGCCATACCGACCGCCAGGGGCTTTGGGTTGGTTGCCTCAACGGTCGTCCGATCGGCTGTATCGCAGGGGTCCGTTACAACGCCGAATACGGCTTCATCGGCATGTTTCTGGTGCAACCAGAGCACCGGGGTCAGGGATTTGGCCGTCAGCTTTGGCAGCGTGCCCTGCAGCATCTGGAGGGCCTTACTTGCATCGGCATTGAGGCCGCCCCCGATCGCATCGGTGACTACGCCAGCGCTGGGTTTGCGCCGGCGTCGCCAACCCAGCGCTGGCAGCGGATCAGTGACGGCAACATCCCGCCCGCCGCCACTCCAGAGGGCCTGAGCCTGCTTGAGGGAAGTGCCATCCCCGACAGGGCCGTGCAGGCCTATGACGCCCAGCGGGAGCTCAGTCCCCGGCCCCACTTCCTTGCCGATTGGCTGCACCATCCCGCCGGCACGGTGCTGGCCCTGATCGGCCCGGATGGCTCCTGCCACGGCTTTGGCCGGATCCGGCCCTGCCTGCTGCATCGAGGCGAGGGTTGGCGGATCGGGCCGCTGCTGGCCGACACGCCTGCCCTGGCGGCCCAGCTTCTCAACGCCCTGATGGCCCGCCATGCCGGCGTGGTGTTAATCGATGCCCCTGCCGCCAATCCGGAGGCAGGGACCCTGCTGCTGCAGTTGGGCTTTGCGGTGGTCGCCGAGACGCTGAGGATGTATCGGGGCAGCCTGCCGGCGGTTCCCCTGGGCGATGTCTACGGGTTGGCCTGCCTGGAGCTGGGCTGA
- a CDS encoding high light inducible protein, which yields MTESTPRFGFVAFAETWNGRLAMMGFVIGLGTELLTGQSIAAQLGLG from the coding sequence ATGACTGAATCCACTCCCCGCTTTGGATTTGTTGCCTTCGCCGAAACCTGGAATGGCCGCCTAGCCATGATGGGTTTCGTGATTGGCCTTGGCACCGAGCTGCTTACGGGCCAAAGCATCGCAGCACAACTGGGCCTGGGCTGA
- a CDS encoding chlorophyll a/b-binding protein, whose product MADSASRFGFVAFAETWNGRLAMLGFVIGLGTELLTGQGILGQLGLG is encoded by the coding sequence ATGGCTGACTCCGCTTCCCGCTTTGGCTTCGTTGCCTTCGCTGAAACCTGGAATGGCCGTCTGGCCATGCTCGGTTTCGTGATCGGTTTGGGCACCGAGCTGCTTACTGGCCAGGGCATCCTGGGCCAGCTCGGTCTGGGCTGA
- a CDS encoding tryptophan-rich sensory protein — protein sequence MAWFAASGALNLQAGVPLIPFAVLAALVILLVIVVVAWSLNPSRQDFAWFIRLRRPRWLVFEGLIPVIWLLIYACFYISAWLTWQASWSGLWMAAFLVQLVLVQSYTLVICRSRSLGRGTVIGFAGLVWGIALTLAVASESTLAAALLLPYLLWSPVGTWVTWQMRQLNR from the coding sequence GTGGCCTGGTTTGCTGCATCAGGGGCGTTGAACCTGCAGGCTGGGGTGCCGCTGATTCCTTTTGCAGTGCTCGCCGCCCTGGTGATTCTGTTGGTGATTGTGGTGGTGGCGTGGAGCCTTAATCCAAGCCGGCAGGATTTTGCCTGGTTTATCCGGCTGCGCCGCCCCCGCTGGCTGGTGTTTGAGGGCTTGATTCCCGTGATTTGGTTGCTGATCTACGCCTGCTTCTACATCTCGGCTTGGCTCACCTGGCAGGCCAGCTGGAGCGGCCTGTGGATGGCGGCTTTCCTGGTGCAGCTGGTATTGGTGCAGAGCTACACGCTTGTGATCTGCCGTAGCCGCAGCCTGGGTAGGGGCACGGTCATTGGCTTTGCTGGCTTGGTGTGGGGCATTGCCCTCACCCTGGCTGTGGCTAGCGAGAGCACGCTGGCGGCTGCTTTGCTGCTGCCTTACCTGCTCTGGAGCCCGGTGGGCACCTGGGTTACCTGGCAGATGCGTCAGCTAAATCGCTAG
- a CDS encoding PfkB family carbohydrate kinase, with the protein MAPDSALAALNLAVVGHVEWVSFVAVEQLPVAGSIDRATAFLEEPAGGGAVVAVQLARLSGKRVRFFTSLGRDATGERSAERLTELGLDLEVAWRDAPTRRGVSFVDRAGDRSITVIGERLAPLARDPLPWADLAGCDGVFVTAADAAALQHCRRAGLLGATPRVGLPLLEASGVSCDALIGSALDPGEQVPAGALSRPPRLRIATEGAAGGWSEPGGRFAAQALVAPPVDSYGCGDSFAAGVLAGLAAGWSAAAAIGLGARCGAECAVAFGPYARPN; encoded by the coding sequence ATGGCCCCGGATTCCGCCCTCGCTGCGCTCAACCTGGCGGTGGTGGGTCATGTGGAGTGGGTGAGCTTTGTGGCCGTGGAGCAGCTGCCAGTCGCTGGCTCGATCGACCGGGCCACTGCCTTTCTGGAGGAACCCGCCGGTGGTGGGGCGGTGGTGGCGGTGCAGCTGGCCCGTCTCAGTGGCAAGCGCGTGCGGTTTTTCACCTCCCTGGGCCGGGACGCCACCGGCGAGCGCTCAGCGGAGCGGCTCACTGAGCTGGGGCTTGATCTGGAGGTGGCCTGGCGGGATGCCCCAACCCGCCGGGGCGTGAGCTTTGTTGATCGGGCCGGTGACCGCAGCATCACCGTGATCGGCGAGCGACTGGCCCCGTTGGCTAGGGATCCACTCCCCTGGGCTGATCTGGCTGGCTGCGATGGCGTCTTTGTGACCGCGGCCGACGCGGCAGCCCTGCAGCACTGCCGCCGGGCCGGGCTGCTCGGCGCCACGCCACGGGTTGGCTTGCCGCTCTTGGAGGCCAGCGGGGTGAGCTGCGATGCCTTGATCGGCAGCGCCCTTGATCCTGGTGAGCAGGTGCCTGCTGGCGCTCTATCGCGCCCCCCGCGACTGCGAATCGCCACCGAAGGGGCTGCTGGTGGCTGGAGCGAACCCGGCGGGCGCTTCGCTGCCCAGGCTCTGGTGGCACCGCCGGTCGACAGTTATGGCTGCGGCGACAGCTTTGCAGCCGGGGTGCTGGCGGGACTGGCGGCTGGTTGGAGCGCAGCCGCAGCAATAGGCCTGGGCGCCCGCTGCGGCGCTGAGTGCGCCGTTGCTTTTGGTCCCTACGCCCGCCCTAATTGA
- a CDS encoding Nif11-like leader peptide family natural product precursor, producing the protein MSLDQLKAFLGKVQDDQSLRQAVQAAATADDVAKIGAGLGFEFSGDELLRLSGKKVGRVTVTKQDLPGEYN; encoded by the coding sequence ATGTCCCTCGATCAGCTGAAGGCCTTCCTGGGCAAGGTTCAGGATGACCAGTCGCTCCGGCAGGCCGTGCAAGCCGCGGCTACTGCTGATGACGTGGCCAAGATCGGGGCTGGCCTGGGCTTTGAATTTTCTGGCGACGAGCTGCTGCGGCTTTCAGGCAAAAAAGTAGGTCGGGTAACGGTTACCAAGCAGGACCTTCCCGGGGAATACAACTAG
- a CDS encoding VOC family protein: MQDTPNLSSSLVLAADNPSALARFYADLLAVEPLQGFGASHWRVPWPAGGFLEIYAPSQSRPQAKQPGRLATCLQRSVPAGNDHEAAMELLQVWLASAIGLGASLLDGPRQEAFGVEAWLLDPEANRLLLLVQNQVN; encoded by the coding sequence GTGCAAGACACCCCAAACCTGAGCAGCTCTCTTGTGCTGGCTGCAGATAATCCCTCAGCGCTAGCAAGGTTTTACGCCGATTTGCTCGCGGTAGAGCCCCTGCAGGGGTTTGGTGCCAGCCATTGGCGGGTGCCCTGGCCCGCCGGTGGCTTCCTGGAGATCTATGCCCCATCCCAAAGCCGGCCCCAAGCGAAGCAACCAGGCCGGCTAGCAACGTGCCTGCAGCGCAGCGTGCCTGCCGGCAACGACCACGAAGCTGCCATGGAGCTGCTGCAGGTCTGGCTGGCGAGCGCCATTGGGCTGGGCGCCTCGCTACTGGACGGTCCGCGCCAGGAGGCCTTCGGAGTGGAGGCCTGGCTGCTGGATCCGGAGGCAAACAGGCTGCTGCTGCTGGTGCAGAACCAGGTCAATTAG